The genomic window GGCCATCTCGGGCGATGCCGACCGTCTCATCGGAGACGTAGCCGTAGCCACGGGCCAGTTGGCGGGATGCCGTCGTCTTGCCGCGCCCCGACGGCCCGACGAGCGCCAAGACGTCTCCCGCGGACGTCGCGATGCCGGCCGCATGAATCATCCAGAGGTCTGCTCGCCTGGCGTCTATCGCGACGCGCGTCACCTGCCGGGACAGCGACTGCAGCATCCGGATGCGCCCCGAGTCGCGGGGGACGACGATAGCCGCGGGATCGTCGACCGCGCCGGCGACGGCATCGGCCCACACGTGCCGCACGGCTTCTGCGTCATCGGGATCGAGAGCCGACAGGTCGATGGCGACCGTCGCTCCGACGGCGCTGACGTAGAGCAGGTCGGTCATCCTCGCAGTGTAGGCGAGGCCCGGTGTGCGCCCGTGCGCGTGCGGACCGCTCCCACGCGTGAAACGCGGCGTGCTCTACTCTGGGGCGGTGACATCCGCACCTGCTGGGGAGCGAACGGAGCGCATCGCGGCCATCGACGGCCTGCGCGCGTTGGCGTTCCTGCTGGTGTTCGCGTTCCACTCGTGGCAGTTCGCGGGGACGCCGGACATCCCGGTGATCTCCACCGTGGTGGCCCAGAACATCCGTCCGGACTTCTTCGTGGTCCTGACGGGCTTCGTGCTGTTTCTGCCGTTCGCCCGGGATCCGTCGCGCCTCGGGCGATTTCGTGCGGGGCCGTACCTCAATCGGCGCCTGCGCCGGATCGTGCTGCCCTACTACGCCGCTCTCGCTTACGCGATCCTCCTGCCGCAGACGCTGGTGCTGCTGATGAAGCTGCTCGGTCGGGAGGCATCGTGGCAGCCCTGGCCGAGCGTGGGCGACGTGCTGAGCCACGTCACCTTCACGCACATGTTCTTCCCGCAGTACTGGTCGACGATCAACGGCAGCCTGTGGACGATGGCGCTCGAGATGCAGTTGTACCTGCTCTTCCCGCTGGTGATGCTCGCCGCCGCCCGGTGGGGGCTGCGCGCGATCGTCGGCGCGATCGTCGTGTCGGTGCTCTTCCGCATCGGCGTCGACCTCTTCCTGGGGGACGCCGACTTCTCCGTCGTGTTCCTCTGGGCCGCCTCGGGGTTGGGCCGGCTGACCGAGTTCGCCTTCGGCATGCTCGCCGCGGTGGTGGGCTTCCGGGTTGCCGGCCGGGTGCGACCGCCGCACGCGCTCGCGGTGTTGGCCGTCATGGTCGCGGCCTACTTCGTCGCCACCGAGCCCTTCTTCCGCGGGACGGTGCTGCCCATCCGCGACTTCGGGCTCTCCGTGCTGTTCGGCGGCCTCATCGTCCTCGTTCTGACGGTGCGTCCGTTCGGGGCGGCGTTCGCGTGGCGGCCGGTGTCCTGGCTCGGCTACCGGTCGTACAGCCTCTTCCTCATCCACCAGCCGACCCTCTGGTACGCCTCGGAGTTCCTGCAGAAGTTCCTCCGCGTGCCCGAGGGGGTGCTGCTGCTCATCCTGCTGTGGACCGTCGGGTTCGCTGCGGTGCTCGGCGTCGGCCTCCTGCTCTTCGTCACCGTGGAGCGTCCGTGCATCACGTGGGCGAAGCGGGTGCCGTCGAGCCGGGCACCCGCGCCGGCCTCGGTGGTCGAGGCGCCCGGCGCGGCGGAAGCCCCCGTGACCGACACCGCGGCCGACGGTGACGCGGGCGATGCTCCCCGTCCCGCCGAGGGAGAACGGCCGCCGAGTGCCTGAGCTTTCGGTACTCATGCCGGTCCGCAACGGCCAGGCCACGGTGGGCCGTGCGGTGGCGTCGACGCTGCGGGCCATGCCGCGCGACGCGGAGTTGGTCATCTGGGACGATGCGTCCAATGACAGCACGGTCCGGCTGATCGAGCAGATCGACGACCGCCGCTTGCGGCTCATGCCGAATGATCGGACGGTGGGCGTCGGGGCAGCGCTGCGGGCGCTGTGTGACCAGACGGATAGCCGATTCGTCGCACGCATGGACGCGGACGACGTGTGCCTGCCGTGGCGGTTCGCCGCGCAATCCGCGGCGCTGCGCGTGCAGCGGTGCGAGATCCTCTTCTCGCCCGTGCTGCGGTTTCGCACGTCACCCCTGCGGGTCGCGCTGTCCGCGCCGGTCGCGATCCCGCCGGCGGCGCTGCCACTGCACCTGGCGGTGATGTGCGTGGTGATGCATCCCACGATGTTCGCCGCACGGCGCGCCATCGAGACGGCGGGCGGCTACCGGGGCGTGCTCGCCGAGGACTACGACCTGTGGCTGCGTGCCGCGACCCAGGGGGCGCCGATGGCCAGGATGCCGCTGCCGACGCTCGCCTACCGACGCCACCCAGGCCAGGTGTCGCTGACCGGTGAGTATGCGCGTCGAGTGAGCACCGACGCCGGGCTCGCTCAGTCGTACCGCGATTTCGTGCGCGCGACGCTCGACCTCGACCTCGACTGGATGCCGGGTCAGCGCCCGGACTCCCCTCGGACCGCAGAGGCCGCGCGGGAGTTGCGCGCGCGCCTGGAAGCGCGATCGGCGCGCCTGTCGGCGTGGCAGCGGCGTCTGCTTCAGCGCACGATGCGGCGGCTCCCCTCCTAGCCCCGTGTGACCGCGCGGCTCACCGCATGGCTCACCGCGGGGGCTGCAGCAGCTCGCGGACGTGGTCGTCGGCCTCCTCTGCCGTGTGCGCGAAGCGGACGAGCGGGAACCGCCCGAGATAGTCGGCGAAGACCGAGGCGAGCTTGCCGTTGGCGTTGTCCCTGGCCACCACGGGTCGGCCCAGCAGGGTGGCGAGCACGGCGGCATGAAGCCGATCGGTGACGACGACCCGACCCCGCAGCAGTGTGTCCTCGGCGGCGCGGACGAGGGTGCGAGCGGCCAGGGCGTACCCGGGATCGACAAGAGCACGGGAGAAGCGGGGAAGCGCTCTGGGAGCCCGTTTGGCGACGGAGCCGGGCGCCTTGGCGAGGTTCCAGGTCAGCTTCTCGAGCGGGGAGTAGTTCCAGTCGACGGTCTCCTGCGACCACGAGCCGCCGCCGGCGACCAGCGGCATCCCCGTCGACTCGCTGTCGGCGCGTCGCAGCTGAACGATATCGACGCGTGCCCGTCGGGTCCTCGTCGGGCGATAGCCGAACGCGAGGTCGGGGCAGTAGTCCACTCGCACGCCCTCGAGCAGGTCGGCCGCCCGGCGCAGGCTGTGGGTGTCGCGCAGGAGCACCGTCAGGTCGGGGTGTGGCAGGTACGCGGAACGCACCCGGGCGGCGGTCCCGGGAGACATCTCGACGCTCTGCGGGAGCTGGACGATCCGGCGGTCGGGGAAGTCCGCGATCACGCGCTCACGGAAGTGCTGGAAGAGCGCCCAGCGATCTCCGAAGTTGCCCCCGCCGTGAAGGAGGATCGGCCCCTCGGGGTGCAGGCCTGCGAGATCGGCCGGCCGGTACCGCCCGACCGAGGTCTGGTATCGCACCGGGATGCCCAGCCGACGGAGGTACGCGCGTTCGCCCAGGTAGATGAGCGAGTCGCCGGCGTTGTCGTGCAACGGGAAGTCGACCAGGGCCACCGGCATGCCCGGCTCGAGGAGCGGACGGAGGACGTCCAGCGATTCACGTTGAAGGTGCTCGTGGACGGGGGCGAGTGTCATCCTGGCTGCCCGCGGCGCAGCACCCGACGGGCGACCGCGCCCGCCGAGTCGACGGGTGCGCTTCGCACCGCCCACCAGGAGAGGGCGAGGACGTCGCTCAATCGACCCGCCTTGGCTGCGGCCGCCCATTCTGCGAGGTTCTCGTCGGCCGCATCGTGCCGGTAGCGGCGAAGGTTCCGCGCCAGCAGGTCCGCGAGCTGTCGGTCCCCGCGGCGGCGCGCGCGGTTCACGTGCCCGCGCAGCCCCCGCATCGCCGCCTCACGGCCCGGTAGCCCACGATTGGTGACATTGGCGCTGTGCCGGCGATACCCGACGAGCTGCCGGTCCACCGCGGCGAATCCGCCCTGCTGCAGCAGGCGGAGGATGAGCTCGTTGTCCTCCGCAGGCTCCATCTCGCTGCGGCACCCCCCGACGGCGACGTAGGCGCTGCGCCGGATCAGCAGCGTGGTGATACGGGGAAAGGTGACCTCACCGGCAAGCATGTCGTGGGCGGAGGCCGCGGGGGCGGGCCAGCCCTGGCCGAACGGCTTCCCCTCCGCGTCCATGTACCAGCCGCCCGTGTACGCCGCGATCGCTTCCGGCGCGGCGGTCAGTGCGTCGAGCTGGCTCCGGGTGCGCTCGGGATGCCACACGTCGTCGTCGTCGAGGAACGCGATCCAGTCGCCGTGCGCCGCCGCGACGCCCGTGTTGCGGGCGACGGACAGGCCGGAGGCATCCTGTCGCACGTACGTCACGCCCAGCTCCGCCGCGATGGCGGCGAGGCCGGGTGCAGGGGCACCGTCGTCGATGAGCAGTATCTCGCCCACCGGCGCGGTTTGCGCGCGCACGGAGGCCACCGTCTCGCGAAGGTACCGACCGTCGCGGTTCGTGGGGATGATGACGCTGACCGACCGTGAGTCCACGCTTCCTCCCCGGTTGCTCCCGCCTCGCACGACTCCCGCGGCGAGTCCTGCATAGTGTAGACGGGAGGACGAACCGGATGGGTGCAGTCAAGCAGGCGGTGTGGCGGGCGTCCCGGCCGTTGCGGAGGGTCGTCGGGCATGTCCGCTGGCGCGCGCGGCGGACGACGGGGGACGTCGTGGACCGGTTCCGCCGTGGCGACCGCACCGTGATCGCCACGCCGGGCGGGATGCGCTTCGGGAACTGGCTGTACCTCTGGCTCGCCTCCCACCAGCGCACGGCCGAGGGCAGCCCGACGCTCGTGCTCGAGGTGCCGGGGATGGCTCCGTGGCTGGAGCAGTTCCCCGCGCTGTCCGCGCTCACGATCCGCAAGCAGGATCTCGGCTTCCACGATCGACGCGAGTGGAAAGGTGGTTTCGCGCTGCAGCGCTTCGGCGTCGACTTCACGCGCGAGGCGCTGCAGCGGTTCGTCCGCGAGGTGCTGGCTCCCGGACTTCCGACGACGGCGCCGGCGCCCGTCGCCGTCAACGTCCGGCGCGGCGACTACTACGCCTATGACGGCTTCCGCTCGAGGTACGGCATGGACATCGAGGGGTTCGTGCGCGAGGCGCTCGTCCAGGTCGGACCGGTCCCTGGCATCCTCGTCGTGTCGGACGACCCCCAGTGGTGCCGGGAGCATCTCGGTGAGATGCTGCGGGCAGCGGCGCAGGAGGTCTCGTTCGCCGAGCGCGACCCGGTCGCGAACTTCCTGGCGATCGCCTCGGCCCCCATCCTGATCGGCACCAACTCAACCTTCTCGTACTGGGGCGGCTACGTCACCGATGCCATCCAGGATGGCGCGCGCGTCGTCATGCCGAGGTTCCACGCGCGGATGGACGATGGATGGGACGCGTATCAGCTCGACCCCGCATGGACGGCGCTCGAGGGCTTCGACGGGCGGGGGGACCCCGCCGCACGAACGGCCGCCGACGGGGCGTGAGGCGCTGGATAGAGTGTGACGGTGATGCAGTCCGAGGCAGCCGAGGTTGCGGTGCCGCTCGCGGTGCGGCTGCTCCTCGGACGGGCCGCCGTGCAGGTGATCGCATCGGATGCCGGCGCGGATCTGCTCCATATCAAGGGGAACGCGGTCGACATGTCGCTGCGGGCGCTGGACGCGCCAGGGTCCGACATCGACGTCATGGCCCGCCCTACCCACGTGCCCAGGCTGCATGACGCGCTCGTGCGGCGAGGCTGGGTGGTGTACAGCTCCTTCCGCTACGGGTCCCCGTTCGGCCACGCGCAGACCTACCGCCACCCCGACTGGGGGTACCTGGACCTCCATCGCATGTTCCCGGGCATCCGCCTCGACCCCGAGGCGGCGTTCGACGAGCTGTGGTGCGACCGCGGCACGAGGGACTTCGCGGGCACCGACGGCGCCGTCCCTTCCCTGACCGGTCAGGCGGTGCTCTTGGTGCTCAACGACGTCCGGTCTCGCCGGGGAACCCGGGCGATCGCCACGTGGATCGACGGGCCGGGGCTGGATCGCTCGGAGGTGACGGCGCTGGTGGAGCGACTCGACGCACGCGTGGCCTTCGCAGCGGCGACCGGTGATCTCGAGCGGTATCGCGGCGAACGCGACTACCGCCTGTGGAAGGGCATCACCCAGGGCAGCACGCGCACCGGGGAATGGCGGGCGCGGGTGCAGGCGGCACGCACGCTGCCGGAGGCGCTCGGCATCGTCGTGCGCGCACCGCTGGCCAACGTGGAGCGACTCACCCATCAGCTCGGACGCAGCCCCACGCGTGCGGATGTGCTGCGCGCGATGGCGATGCGCCCGGTGCGCGCGGTGCGCGAGCTCGTGGCAGGCGTGCGACGGCGGGTGCGGCCGTGATGCGCGTCGGTCCTCGCGTGGCGGCCACCGAGTACGAGGGCAAGGTGTTCCTCGCGCAGCTGCCGGACGGTCCGATCCGGGTG from Microbacterium sp. ProA8 includes these protein-coding regions:
- a CDS encoding 2-nitropropane dioxygenase: MMQSEAAEVAVPLAVRLLLGRAAVQVIASDAGADLLHIKGNAVDMSLRALDAPGSDIDVMARPTHVPRLHDALVRRGWVVYSSFRYGSPFGHAQTYRHPDWGYLDLHRMFPGIRLDPEAAFDELWCDRGTRDFAGTDGAVPSLTGQAVLLVLNDVRSRRGTRAIATWIDGPGLDRSEVTALVERLDARVAFAAATGDLERYRGERDYRLWKGITQGSTRTGEWRARVQAARTLPEALGIVVRAPLANVERLTHQLGRSPTRADVLRAMAMRPVRAVRELVAGVRRRVRP
- a CDS encoding alpha-1,2-fucosyltransferase, which gives rise to MGAVKQAVWRASRPLRRVVGHVRWRARRTTGDVVDRFRRGDRTVIATPGGMRFGNWLYLWLASHQRTAEGSPTLVLEVPGMAPWLEQFPALSALTIRKQDLGFHDRREWKGGFALQRFGVDFTREALQRFVREVLAPGLPTTAPAPVAVNVRRGDYYAYDGFRSRYGMDIEGFVREALVQVGPVPGILVVSDDPQWCREHLGEMLRAAAQEVSFAERDPVANFLAIASAPILIGTNSTFSYWGGYVTDAIQDGARVVMPRFHARMDDGWDAYQLDPAWTALEGFDGRGDPAARTAADGA
- a CDS encoding glycosyltransferase, whose amino-acid sequence is MPVRNGQATVGRAVASTLRAMPRDAELVIWDDASNDSTVRLIEQIDDRRLRLMPNDRTVGVGAALRALCDQTDSRFVARMDADDVCLPWRFAAQSAALRVQRCEILFSPVLRFRTSPLRVALSAPVAIPPAALPLHLAVMCVVMHPTMFAARRAIETAGGYRGVLAEDYDLWLRAATQGAPMARMPLPTLAYRRHPGQVSLTGEYARRVSTDAGLAQSYRDFVRATLDLDLDWMPGQRPDSPRTAEAARELRARLEARSARLSAWQRRLLQRTMRRLPS
- a CDS encoding acyltransferase, giving the protein MTSAPAGERTERIAAIDGLRALAFLLVFAFHSWQFAGTPDIPVISTVVAQNIRPDFFVVLTGFVLFLPFARDPSRLGRFRAGPYLNRRLRRIVLPYYAALAYAILLPQTLVLLMKLLGREASWQPWPSVGDVLSHVTFTHMFFPQYWSTINGSLWTMALEMQLYLLFPLVMLAAARWGLRAIVGAIVVSVLFRIGVDLFLGDADFSVVFLWAASGLGRLTEFAFGMLAAVVGFRVAGRVRPPHALAVLAVMVAAYFVATEPFFRGTVLPIRDFGLSVLFGGLIVLVLTVRPFGAAFAWRPVSWLGYRSYSLFLIHQPTLWYASEFLQKFLRVPEGVLLLILLWTVGFAAVLGVGLLLFVTVERPCITWAKRVPSSRAPAPASVVEAPGAAEAPVTDTAADGDAGDAPRPAEGERPPSA
- a CDS encoding glycosyltransferase family A protein, yielding MDSRSVSVIIPTNRDGRYLRETVASVRAQTAPVGEILLIDDGAPAPGLAAIAAELGVTYVRQDASGLSVARNTGVAAAHGDWIAFLDDDDVWHPERTRSQLDALTAAPEAIAAYTGGWYMDAEGKPFGQGWPAPAASAHDMLAGEVTFPRITTLLIRRSAYVAVGGCRSEMEPAEDNELILRLLQQGGFAAVDRQLVGYRRHSANVTNRGLPGREAAMRGLRGHVNRARRRGDRQLADLLARNLRRYRHDAADENLAEWAAAAKAGRLSDVLALSWWAVRSAPVDSAGAVARRVLRRGQPG
- a CDS encoding polysaccharide pyruvyl transferase family protein — translated: MTLAPVHEHLQRESLDVLRPLLEPGMPVALVDFPLHDNAGDSLIYLGERAYLRRLGIPVRYQTSVGRYRPADLAGLHPEGPILLHGGGNFGDRWALFQHFRERVIADFPDRRIVQLPQSVEMSPGTAARVRSAYLPHPDLTVLLRDTHSLRRAADLLEGVRVDYCPDLAFGYRPTRTRRARVDIVQLRRADSESTGMPLVAGGGSWSQETVDWNYSPLEKLTWNLAKAPGSVAKRAPRALPRFSRALVDPGYALAARTLVRAAEDTLLRGRVVVTDRLHAAVLATLLGRPVVARDNANGKLASVFADYLGRFPLVRFAHTAEEADDHVRELLQPPR